Proteins co-encoded in one Cytobacillus sp. NJ13 genomic window:
- a CDS encoding right-handed parallel beta-helix repeat-containing protein, with translation MTVINVPAGGSINAAFVGANPGDTIRVAAGVFEENVVIPAGLDRLRLLGAGIGQTILDGTGSGGDGITVGSAFVTIAGFTVRDYSSNGILVNTSDNILRDLEVLNNGNLGIYTAADRNLVINVESNENGSDGIHIDGNSNYVIESMFKENESIGIVLHGVNNLALSNKVIGNTSEGIEVIGGHIVIDNVSKNNGDDGIDVGSDGNFIFGNNFNRNTSDGIDLSEFANNLVFNNNVKNNSEDGIDVAGGDNNSIVGNKVKKNAFTGIELDSDSDENIVDQNLVKKNVGPGILLTSDANDNAVRENTLSGNTPDIQADTPARYK, from the coding sequence ATGACAGTAATTAATGTTCCTGCTGGCGGAAGTATTAACGCAGCTTTTGTTGGAGCAAATCCTGGAGATACAATTCGTGTAGCGGCAGGCGTTTTTGAAGAAAATGTTGTCATTCCAGCTGGACTGGATCGCCTCAGACTTCTTGGAGCTGGGATCGGCCAGACAATTTTGGATGGGACAGGTTCCGGTGGTGATGGTATTACAGTGGGCTCAGCTTTTGTGACAATTGCTGGATTTACAGTTAGAGACTATAGTTCTAATGGGATTCTAGTCAATACAAGTGACAACATCCTCCGCGATCTTGAAGTTCTAAACAATGGAAATCTTGGAATCTATACTGCCGCTGATCGTAACTTAGTTATCAATGTTGAATCAAACGAGAATGGTTCTGATGGTATTCACATAGATGGAAACAGTAACTATGTGATCGAAAGTATGTTTAAAGAAAATGAAAGTATAGGCATTGTTTTGCATGGTGTCAACAATCTAGCATTAAGTAACAAGGTAATTGGAAACACTTCTGAAGGTATTGAAGTAATAGGAGGACACATTGTTATCGATAATGTTTCCAAAAACAACGGTGATGATGGGATCGACGTTGGTTCCGATGGTAACTTCATCTTTGGGAATAACTTTAACCGCAACACCAGCGATGGAATCGATCTATCTGAGTTTGCAAATAACTTAGTTTTTAATAACAATGTGAAAAATAACAGCGAGGATGGGATTGATGTAGCAGGCGGAGATAACAATAGCATTGTGGGCAATAAAGTAAAGAAAAACGCGTTTACAGGAATTGAACTGGATAGTGACTCTGATGAAAACATCGTAGACCAAAACCTGGTGAAAAAGAACGTTGGTCCTGGAATCCTTTTAACATCCGATGCAAATGACAACGCTGTTCGAGAGAATACACTCAGTGGCAATACACCGGACATTCAAGCAGATACTCCAGCTCGATACAAATAA
- a CDS encoding right-handed parallel beta-helix repeat-containing protein, which produces MAVINVPAGGSINTAFAGANPGDTIRVAAGTFDEVVVIPAGLDRLRLFGAGIGQTILDGTGSAGSGITVDSAFVTISGFTVRDYSSNGILIDTSDNIIRDLETRNNGEDGIFIVSIAERNLVLNIKATENGSDGIQVDGDNNYVVECKFIENEDAGMDIRGTNNLAIRNRSIGNLGNGLEVDGGHVVIDNVSRNNERNGIDTFTGGNLIFGNRFNRNSLGGIVLADDNNNLVFNNNVKNNSDDGIDLDGGDNNRVIGNKVKKNAFTGIELDENSDQSIIDQNLVKKNVGPGILLTSDADDNAVRENSLSGNTPDIQADTPADTNNTFDENDCQTSSPPGLCS; this is translated from the coding sequence ATGGCAGTAATAAATGTTCCTGCTGGCGGCAGTATTAACACAGCTTTCGCTGGAGCAAATCCGGGAGATACCATTCGTGTAGCTGCCGGCACTTTTGATGAAGTTGTTGTCATTCCAGCAGGACTGGACCGCCTGAGACTTTTTGGAGCCGGGATCGGTCAAACGATTTTGGACGGGACAGGTTCCGCAGGTTCAGGAATTACAGTTGATTCAGCTTTTGTGACAATTTCAGGTTTTACGGTAAGAGACTATAGTTCTAATGGGATTCTGATTGATACCAGTGATAATATCATTCGTGACCTTGAAACTCGAAACAATGGAGAAGATGGAATCTTTATTGTTTCCATAGCCGAACGTAACTTAGTCCTTAATATAAAAGCGACAGAGAACGGCAGTGATGGAATCCAAGTTGATGGTGATAACAACTATGTAGTCGAATGTAAGTTTATAGAAAATGAAGACGCCGGCATGGATATAAGAGGTACAAATAATTTAGCTATTAGAAATAGGTCAATCGGGAACCTTGGCAATGGTTTGGAAGTAGACGGAGGACACGTTGTTATCGATAATGTTTCCAGAAACAACGAAAGAAATGGGATTGACACTTTCACTGGAGGTAATCTTATCTTTGGAAATAGGTTCAATCGCAACTCATTAGGTGGAATAGTTTTAGCTGATGATAACAATAACTTGGTTTTTAATAATAATGTGAAAAATAACAGCGATGATGGGATTGATTTAGATGGCGGAGATAACAATCGAGTCATCGGGAATAAGGTAAAGAAGAACGCGTTCACGGGTATTGAATTAGATGAAAACTCTGATCAGAGCATCATTGATCAGAACCTGGTGAAAAAGAACGTAGGTCCTGGTATTCTTTTAACAAGTGATGCAGACGATAATGCAGTTAGAGAAAATTCACTCAGCGGCAATACCCCGGATATTCAAGCAGATACCCCAGCGGATACAAATAACACCTTTGATGAAAACGATTGTCAAACCAGTTCCCCTCCAGGACTCTGCTCCTAA
- a CDS encoding NAD-dependent epimerase/dehydratase family protein: MKVLVTGGLGFIGSHLADRYVDLGYEVIILDNLSTGTLANLNPNARFISMSLLDNEVSELIKKEKPDIINHHAAQVNVRNSVADPFYDIELNLLATVRLLEAAGHAGVKKFIFSSSGGTVYGAAPNKPTSEEHKTNPISPYGINKLAAEYYIDFYAKFYGFQSVILRYSNVYGIRQNPLSESGVISIFAHRIKNQLQPVIYGNGEQVRDYIHVSDVVNANIIFSQLDTSLQGIFNVGTAKGTSLNELITFFYQFFPESIPPLYKDAKDGDLFYNVLSINKLASLGWSPKISLEEGIKQLCQHRGI, translated from the coding sequence ATGAAGGTACTAGTTACAGGGGGTTTAGGCTTTATAGGGTCGCATCTTGCAGACCGCTATGTGGACCTCGGTTATGAAGTAATTATTTTGGATAATCTTTCAACCGGTACACTAGCTAATCTAAATCCTAATGCCCGCTTTATTTCAATGTCTCTGTTAGATAATGAAGTCTCTGAATTAATAAAGAAAGAAAAACCCGACATCATTAATCACCATGCGGCACAAGTAAATGTAAGAAACTCAGTTGCTGATCCCTTTTACGATATTGAATTAAACTTGCTTGCGACTGTTAGGCTGTTGGAAGCTGCAGGCCACGCTGGTGTAAAAAAATTTATTTTCTCTTCATCGGGAGGCACGGTATATGGGGCAGCACCAAATAAGCCAACCTCAGAAGAACACAAAACAAATCCCATTTCTCCATATGGAATAAATAAACTTGCAGCAGAGTATTATATAGATTTCTACGCCAAATTTTATGGGTTTCAATCGGTCATATTACGTTATTCAAACGTATATGGAATCCGCCAAAATCCATTATCCGAGTCTGGTGTAATTTCAATTTTTGCGCATAGAATAAAAAATCAATTACAGCCTGTTATCTACGGTAACGGAGAGCAGGTTCGAGATTATATTCATGTCAGTGATGTTGTAAATGCCAATATTATATTCAGCCAACTAGATACTTCATTACAGGGAATTTTCAACGTAGGAACTGCTAAAGGCACTTCATTAAATGAACTTATCACCTTCTTTTATCAGTTTTTTCCAGAATCCATTCCCCCTCTATATAAAGACGCTAAGGACGGCGATTTGTTTTACAATGTACTATCAATTAATAAATTAGCTTCTTTAGGTTGGTCTCCCAAAATAAGCCTCGAAGAAGGGATTAAACAACTTTGTCAACACAGGGGGATATAA
- a CDS encoding right-handed parallel beta-helix repeat-containing protein → MAVIFVNAGESINDAINDPNTNPGDTIRVAAGTFDEFVEIPAGLDRLRLIGAGIGQTILDGTGISDDGIDINSNHVTIKGLTVRDYDFSGINITSSNNIIRDVEVLNNGQSGIDNDSGDRNLIFKVISEENGEDGIHLDGNYNYVIECKTNENESFGIVLHGANNLVLNSRVTGNQSGGFEVAGSGPSFVINNVSKNNGDDGVAVSSNGNLIFGNRANRNTSDGIELGEFNDNLLFNNNVKNNSGDGIDAEGGDNNSILGNKVKKNAFTGIELDFDSDENIVDQNLVKKNVGPGILLTSTANDNAVRENTLSGNTPDIQADDPADENNTFDENDCQTSSPPGLCS, encoded by the coding sequence ATGGCAGTAATTTTTGTAAATGCAGGTGAAAGTATTAACGATGCCATTAATGATCCAAACACAAATCCTGGAGATACAATCCGCGTAGCAGCCGGCACTTTTGATGAATTTGTTGAAATTCCAGCAGGACTGGACCGCCTGAGACTTATTGGTGCAGGGATAGGCCAAACGATTTTAGACGGGACAGGTATCTCTGATGATGGGATTGATATTAATTCAAACCACGTAACAATCAAAGGACTAACGGTCAGAGACTATGATTTTAGCGGGATTAATATTACTTCCAGTAATAACATCATTCGGGATGTCGAAGTTCTAAACAATGGGCAAAGTGGAATCGATAATGACTCTGGTGATCGTAATTTGATTTTCAAAGTAATTTCGGAAGAAAACGGTGAGGATGGTATCCACCTAGATGGAAACTACAACTATGTGATTGAATGTAAGACTAATGAAAATGAATCTTTCGGGATTGTTTTGCATGGAGCAAACAATTTAGTTTTAAATAGTAGGGTGACTGGCAACCAAAGTGGCGGTTTTGAGGTAGCTGGAAGCGGCCCAAGTTTTGTCATCAATAATGTTTCTAAAAACAATGGAGATGATGGGGTTGCCGTTTCTTCTAATGGTAACCTCATCTTTGGCAATCGGGCCAATCGCAACACAAGCGATGGCATTGAACTGGGAGAATTTAACGATAATCTCTTATTTAATAACAATGTGAAGAATAACAGTGGTGATGGAATTGATGCAGAAGGTGGAGATAACAACAGCATCCTCGGCAATAAAGTAAAGAAGAACGCTTTTACAGGAATTGAACTAGATTTTGACTCCGATGAGAACATCGTTGACCAGAACCTGGTGAAAAAGAACGTAGGACCTGGTATTCTTTTAACCTCCACTGCAAATGACAACGCTGTTCGTGAGAATACACTTAGCGGCAATACACCGGACATTCAAGCAGATGACCCGGCTGATGAGAATAACACGTTTGATGAAAACGATTGTCAAACTAGTTCCCCTCCAGGACTCTGCTCCTAA
- a CDS encoding right-handed parallel beta-helix repeat-containing protein, protein MDGTGSGGDGITVGSAFVTIAGFTVRDYSSNGILVNTSDNILRDLKVQNNGDDGIDIQGDRNLIFNITSTENGSDGIELDGNNNYVVESKIIENEDDGIDLIGSNNLFLKNRVIGNSNTGIEVNSGSGTLIIDNVVKNNAGGVFIFSDGNLVFGNRVNRSSSLDAIFLDGLDNNLLFNNNVKNNNGDGIDLNGGENNRVIGNKIKKNAFTGIELDSDSNENIVDQNLVKKNASPGIHLTSDADDNAVRENTLSGNIPDIQADTPADTNNTFDENNCQTSSPPGLCS, encoded by the coding sequence TTGGATGGGACAGGTTCCGGTGGTGATGGTATTACAGTGGGCTCAGCTTTTGTGACAATTGCTGGATTTACAGTTAGAGACTATAGTTCTAATGGGATTCTAGTCAATACGAGTGACAACATCCTCCGCGATCTTAAAGTTCAAAACAATGGAGATGACGGAATCGATATTCAAGGAGATCGCAACTTGATCTTTAATATAACATCGACAGAAAACGGCAGTGATGGAATTGAATTAGATGGAAATAACAATTATGTGGTAGAAAGTAAGATTATAGAAAATGAAGATGATGGTATTGATTTAATAGGGAGTAACAATCTTTTCCTTAAGAATAGGGTGATTGGCAACAGTAATACGGGAATTGAAGTTAATAGTGGAAGCGGAACACTGATCATTGATAATGTTGTCAAAAACAATGCAGGTGGGGTTTTTATTTTTTCAGATGGTAACCTTGTCTTTGGGAATAGGGTGAATCGCAGCTCCTCCCTCGATGCAATATTCCTGGATGGGTTAGATAATAACTTGTTATTTAATAACAATGTGAAAAATAACAATGGAGATGGCATCGATTTAAATGGTGGAGAAAATAATCGCGTCATTGGCAATAAGATTAAGAAGAACGCTTTTACAGGAATTGAACTAGATAGTGACTCAAATGAAAACATTGTGGATCAAAACCTGGTGAAGAAGAACGCAAGTCCTGGCATACACCTAACTAGTGATGCAGACGATAATGCTGTTCGAGAGAATACACTAAGTGGCAATATACCCGATATTCAAGCAGATACTCCAGCAGATACAAATAACACCTTTGATGAAAACAATTGTCAAACCAGTTCCCCTCCTGGACTCTGCTCCTAA
- a CDS encoding right-handed parallel beta-helix repeat-containing protein, which produces MTVINVPAGGSINAAIAGANPGDTIRVEAGVFQENIVISAGLDQLRLLGAGVGQTIVDGTGSPGDGMVVNSSFVTIAGFTVRDYTASGILVNTSDNIIRNLEVQNNGQVGIEIVAVAERNLIFKIKSTENNNDGILVNGNNNYVVECKIIENEDDGIVLNGTNNLAIRNRANGNMADGIEVNGGHIVIDNVFKNNAADGIDLVTGGNLIFGNRVNRNTDNGIEMSGFNNNLVINNNVKNNSNDGIVSAGGDNNRIVGNKVKKNAFTGVELDFNSNENVVDQNLVKKNIGPGILLTSDADGNAVRENSLSGNTPDIQADTPADTNNTFDENDCQTSSPPGLCS; this is translated from the coding sequence ATGACAGTAATTAATGTTCCTGCTGGCGGCAGTATTAACGCAGCTATCGCAGGAGCAAATCCTGGTGATACAATCCGGGTAGAGGCAGGCGTATTTCAAGAAAATATTGTCATCTCAGCTGGCCTGGATCAACTGAGACTTCTGGGTGCAGGGGTCGGTCAGACAATTGTGGATGGGACAGGTTCCCCAGGGGATGGAATGGTGGTAAACTCAAGCTTTGTGACCATCGCCGGTTTTACGGTAAGAGATTATACTGCTAGTGGTATTCTGGTTAATACAAGTGATAATATCATCCGTAATCTCGAAGTACAAAATAATGGACAAGTGGGAATTGAAATCGTAGCTGTTGCAGAACGCAACTTGATTTTTAAGATAAAATCGACAGAGAACAACAACGATGGAATCCTTGTTAACGGAAATAACAACTATGTGGTCGAATGTAAGATTATAGAAAATGAAGATGACGGTATTGTATTAAATGGTACAAATAATTTAGCTATACGAAATAGGGCTAATGGTAACATGGCTGATGGCATTGAAGTAAATGGAGGACACATTGTTATCGACAATGTTTTCAAAAACAATGCAGCCGATGGGATTGACCTTGTTACTGGTGGTAACCTTATCTTTGGAAATAGGGTCAATCGCAACACAGACAACGGAATTGAAATGTCAGGATTTAACAATAACCTGGTCATTAATAACAATGTGAAAAATAACAGCAATGATGGGATTGTTAGTGCAGGCGGAGATAACAACAGGATCGTAGGCAACAAAGTAAAGAAGAACGCGTTTACAGGAGTTGAACTGGATTTTAACTCAAATGAAAACGTCGTTGACCAAAACCTGGTGAAAAAGAACATTGGTCCTGGTATTCTTCTGACAAGTGATGCAGACGGTAATGCAGTTCGAGAAAATTCACTCAGCGGCAATACCCCGGATATTCAAGCAGATACTCCAGCGGATACAAATAACACCTTTGATGAAAACGATTGTCAAACCAGTTCCCCTCCAGGACTCTGTTCCTAA
- a CDS encoding right-handed parallel beta-helix repeat-containing protein, giving the protein MAVINVPAGGSINAAFAGANPGDTIRVAAGVFEENVVIPAGLDRLRLLGAGIGQTILDGTGSPGDGLVVNSSFVTIAGFTVRDYSGNGIQVDTGDNIIRDLEAQNNGGNGISIFGARNLIFNIRSAENGDNGIFVSGDNNYVLESKFIENEDDGVELTGTNNFALRNRAIGNMSDGFEIDGGHIVIENVSKNNEDDGIDIVSGSNLIFGNKFNSNSFDGIEISGVNNNLVLNNNVKNNNEDGIDLDGGEFNRVIGNKVKKNALTGIELDINSDENIVDQNLVKKNAGPGILLTSTANDNAIRENTLSGNTPDIQADTPADTNNTFDENDCQTSSPPGLCS; this is encoded by the coding sequence ATGGCAGTAATAAATGTTCCTGCTGGCGGCAGTATTAACGCAGCTTTCGCTGGAGCAAACCCTGGAGATACAATCCGTGTAGCTGCAGGCGTTTTTGAAGAAAATGTTGTCATTCCAGCTGGACTGGATCGACTCAGACTTCTTGGAGCAGGGATCGGCCAAACGATTTTGGATGGGACAGGGTCCCCAGGGGATGGATTGGTGGTCAACTCAAGCTTTGTTACCATCGCCGGTTTTACGGTAAGAGACTATAGTGGCAATGGGATTCAGGTTGATACAGGAGATAATATAATCCGTGATCTTGAAGCTCAAAACAATGGCGGGAATGGCATCAGTATTTTTGGAGCTCGCAACTTGATTTTTAATATCAGATCAGCAGAGAACGGCGATAATGGAATCTTTGTCAGTGGAGATAACAATTATGTGCTCGAAAGTAAGTTTATAGAAAATGAAGACGACGGTGTTGAATTAACAGGTACAAATAATTTTGCATTGAGAAATAGGGCAATCGGCAATATGAGTGATGGTTTTGAAATAGATGGAGGACATATTGTTATCGAAAATGTTTCCAAAAACAATGAAGACGACGGGATTGACATTGTGTCTGGAAGTAACCTTATCTTTGGGAATAAGTTCAACAGTAACTCATTTGATGGAATTGAAATATCAGGAGTAAACAATAACCTGGTCTTAAATAACAATGTGAAAAATAACAACGAGGACGGGATTGATTTAGATGGCGGAGAATTCAATCGCGTCATCGGCAATAAAGTAAAGAAGAACGCTTTGACAGGAATTGAACTAGATATTAATTCCGATGAGAACATCGTTGACCAGAACCTGGTGAAAAAGAACGCAGGACCTGGTATTCTTTTAACCTCCACTGCAAATGACAACGCTATTCGTGAGAATACACTTAGCGGCAATACCCCTGATATTCAAGCGGATACACCAGCAGATACAAATAACACATTTGATGAAAACGATTGTCAAACCAGTTCCCCTCCAGGACTCTGCTCCTAA